Proteins encoded within one genomic window of Alteribacter populi:
- a CDS encoding GAF domain-containing protein produces MFESKSYQGELSDKYDTLLTQLKGLLYDEKDFIANLSNASALLNQFLTEVNWVGFYLWKNDELVLGPFQGLPACVRIKKGRGVCGTSAERQEVIRVEDVHQFPGHIACDAASQSEIVLPLVKNGEFLGLLDIDSPHKGRFSEEDEVQLKRFVQTLVESL; encoded by the coding sequence ATGTTTGAATCAAAATCATATCAAGGCGAACTCTCAGACAAGTATGACACGTTATTAACTCAACTAAAAGGATTACTGTACGATGAAAAAGACTTCATTGCCAATTTAAGTAATGCTTCAGCACTTTTAAATCAATTTCTAACTGAGGTGAATTGGGTAGGGTTTTATTTATGGAAAAATGATGAGCTTGTTCTCGGGCCTTTCCAAGGACTCCCTGCTTGCGTGAGAATTAAAAAAGGTCGCGGTGTTTGTGGTACCTCTGCAGAACGCCAGGAAGTCATCCGTGTAGAAGATGTCCATCAGTTCCCTGGACATATTGCATGTGACGCCGCCTCACAATCAGAGATTGTTCTTCCTCTCGTAAAAAACGGTGAATTTTTAGGGTTATTAGATATTGATAGCCCACATAAAGGGCGATTTAGCGAAGAGGATGAAGTTCAATTGAAACGCTTTGTTCAAACTTTAGTTGAAAGTCTGTAA
- the rpsD gene encoding 30S ribosomal protein S4, which produces MARYTGPSWKLSRRLGISLSGTGKELQKRPYGPGEHGPNQRKKMSEYGLQLQEKQKLRHLYGMNERQFRRMFDEAGNMKGIHGENFMVLLESRLDNLVYRSGLARTRRQARQLVNHGHITVDGGRVDIPSYRVKPGQTISVREKSRNLTIVKDALEVNDFVPAYLDANADNLEATYTRFPERSELPAEISEQLIVEYYSR; this is translated from the coding sequence ATGGCTCGATATACTGGACCATCTTGGAAGCTTTCTCGTCGTTTAGGTATTTCTCTAAGCGGAACTGGGAAAGAACTACAAAAGCGCCCATACGGACCTGGTGAACACGGTCCTAACCAGCGCAAAAAAATGAGTGAGTACGGACTTCAGCTTCAAGAGAAGCAAAAACTTCGTCACCTTTACGGAATGAACGAACGTCAATTCCGTCGTATGTTTGATGAAGCAGGTAACATGAAAGGGATCCACGGTGAAAACTTCATGGTCCTACTTGAATCTCGCTTAGACAACCTTGTTTACCGTTCTGGTCTTGCACGCACTCGTCGTCAAGCTCGTCAATTGGTAAACCACGGTCACATCACTGTAGACGGCGGTCGCGTTGACATTCCATCTTACCGTGTGAAGCCTGGCCAAACAATCAGTGTTCGTGAAAAATCTCGCAACCTGACAATTGTAAAGGATGCTCTAGAAGTTAATGACTTCGTACCAGCATATCTTGACGCCAATGCTGACAACCTAGAAGCTACTTATACTCGTTTTCCTGAACGTTCTGAGCTTCCAGCAGAAATCAGCGAACAGCTTATCGTTGAGTACTACTCTCGTTAA
- the tyrS gene encoding tyrosine--tRNA ligase: MMALLEELQYRGLVNQMTDEAGLTELLTKDKISLYCGFDPTGDSLHIGHLLTIITLRRFQLEGHKPLPLVGGATGLIGDPSGKKAERTLNEQHTVEEFSDKIKGQLSRFLDFDGENGAKLKNNYDWIGSMSVIDFLRDVGKNFGLNYMLAKDSVESRIQAGISFTEFSYMILQSYDFYQLYKEEGCKLQIGGSDQWGNITAGLELIRKMYGQEEDERPKAFGFTIPLVTKSDGTKFGKTEGGAIWLDSEKTSPYEFYQFLLNTDDNDVIKFIKYFTFLTKEEILTLETEVEERPHERAAQKRLAEELTTFVHSEEALKQAQNISAALFGGGNLKELTAGEVMQGFKDVPSFTVEEEKGLIDLLVESGISSSKRQAREDIKNGAVYINGERCQDMDKVMGDVDKIDGQFTIIRRGKKKNFLVHYKG, encoded by the coding sequence ATTATGGCATTGTTAGAAGAACTGCAGTACCGAGGACTTGTTAATCAAATGACCGATGAAGCAGGGTTAACAGAGTTACTAACTAAAGATAAAATTTCTCTTTATTGTGGATTTGACCCTACAGGAGACAGTTTACATATTGGACATTTGCTTACAATTATTACTCTTCGTCGCTTTCAATTAGAGGGTCACAAACCACTTCCTTTAGTGGGGGGAGCAACAGGATTGATAGGTGATCCGAGTGGAAAAAAAGCGGAACGTACCCTTAATGAACAGCATACGGTTGAAGAATTCAGTGATAAAATCAAAGGGCAACTGTCGAGGTTTTTAGATTTTGATGGCGAAAACGGAGCCAAACTGAAAAACAACTATGACTGGATCGGTAGTATGAGTGTCATCGATTTTTTACGTGACGTCGGTAAAAATTTCGGATTGAACTACATGCTTGCAAAGGATTCTGTCGAGTCTCGCATTCAGGCTGGCATCTCATTTACAGAGTTTAGCTATATGATTTTACAATCCTACGATTTCTACCAATTATACAAAGAAGAAGGATGCAAACTTCAAATCGGCGGTAGTGACCAGTGGGGGAACATTACTGCAGGTCTTGAGTTAATTCGCAAAATGTATGGACAAGAAGAAGATGAAAGACCTAAAGCGTTTGGATTTACAATCCCACTTGTTACGAAAAGTGATGGAACGAAATTTGGTAAAACAGAAGGGGGAGCGATCTGGCTCGATTCTGAGAAGACATCCCCATATGAGTTCTACCAATTTTTACTGAATACCGATGACAACGACGTGATTAAATTCATAAAGTACTTTACGTTCTTAACAAAAGAAGAGATTTTGACATTGGAAACAGAAGTCGAAGAACGACCTCATGAGCGGGCAGCTCAAAAACGTTTAGCTGAAGAGCTGACAACGTTTGTCCACAGTGAGGAAGCGCTAAAACAGGCACAAAATATTTCTGCTGCGCTATTTGGTGGTGGCAATCTTAAGGAGTTAACGGCTGGGGAAGTGATGCAAGGCTTTAAGGATGTGCCTTCCTTTACAGTAGAGGAAGAAAAAGGCTTAATTGATTTGCTCGTAGAGTCCGGTATTTCTTCGTCGAAACGCCAAGCGAGAGAAGACATTAAAAACGGTGCGGTATATATTAATGGAGAAAGGTGCCAGGATATGGATAAAGTAATGGGAGACGTAGATAAAATTGACGGCCAGTTTACGATTATCCGCCGCGGAAAAAAGAAGAATTTCCTTGTACATTACAAAGGGTAA
- a CDS encoding transglycosylase domain-containing protein: MSDKRFSFRELFRRRETQSVFKGFRITSQVVWNLLLIFMIIGLMSVFFVGGAGAGYFASLVKDEPIRSYDEMKEEIYDYEETSEIYFSDDEYLGEVRSDIERREIELGNISQHLIDAVIATEDEYFYEHDGIVPKALLRATYQEFANATVQTGGSTLTQQLIKNQILSSEVSFDRKATEILLAMRLEQFFEKDEILEAYLNVVPFGRNSNGRQIAGAQAASQGLFGVDADELSIPQAAFIAGLPQSPFGYTPFTGSGDIKENFDETHPGINRMRTVLDRMHRHGYISEEEFEEALAYDITENLTPSVSDNYEEYPHITYEVLRRAKPKVAGMLMEQDEIDVSEIEDEEERQSVINEYEERAERNIRRGGYRIHTTINKEIYDAQQKVVEEFDQFYSDKKENVYDEEQDQEIEVTYIQEAGSVLIDNESGKIISFVGGRESESHYNLATMARRSTGSTMKPFTYAALFESGNLQPGFITPDVPYATPNESHNVMNFDRGYRGLMTVRDALKLSRNVPAVREYNLGSNEAVQEALRNNNLITPNEPVYEITPLGVHDISLEDNTNAFATFSRDGQYKDSYMIERIEMPDGEVIYEHESEERDVYSPQTAYLMIDVMRDVLGSGTATAVPGMLNFSTDWAGKTGTTQDTRDAWFVASNPNISMSTWFGYRNNDELPTHEAGPGYSRRVQNLWAELVNAAYEIDPDLMAPSNRFEQPSGIVRQEICGISGLLPSDLCREAGLVTSDLFNADYVPSDRDDSLENVRYVKVGNNNYKALDSTPEEFTKTGVSVKDEYFDFDGDISEYIPDNWDTLVPDESAPDNGRTPDTLTSASISGETLTWEAHPDNDVIGYRIYRASSPDGDFSQIDSVIWDGSFSQSVSSGAYVVTAVDVAGRESSQGDPVISGSLPDEDESEDEDNDNGSDESSGGNDNGNNDSDATRDDEDDETDEGNNDESDSDDGNEDDDNDDDEENNDDEDGNGDEDNNDNDNDEED, translated from the coding sequence ATGTCTGATAAACGATTTTCATTCAGGGAGTTATTTCGTCGCCGTGAGACACAGTCTGTGTTTAAAGGCTTTCGAATTACATCCCAAGTTGTATGGAATTTATTATTAATATTTATGATTATAGGGTTAATGAGCGTCTTTTTTGTAGGTGGTGCAGGGGCAGGTTACTTCGCTTCTCTTGTCAAAGATGAACCTATTCGCAGCTACGACGAGATGAAAGAAGAGATTTACGATTACGAAGAAACGTCAGAAATTTACTTCTCTGATGATGAATATCTAGGAGAAGTCCGATCTGATATCGAACGAAGAGAAATTGAGTTAGGTAACATTTCTCAACACCTCATCGACGCTGTTATTGCAACAGAAGATGAGTATTTTTATGAGCACGATGGGATTGTACCTAAAGCACTGCTTCGAGCTACATATCAAGAGTTCGCTAATGCTACAGTGCAAACTGGTGGAAGTACTCTGACTCAGCAACTAATCAAAAACCAAATCCTTTCGAGTGAAGTCTCATTTGACCGTAAAGCTACAGAAATATTACTGGCCATGCGCTTAGAACAATTTTTTGAAAAAGATGAGATCTTAGAAGCTTATTTGAATGTAGTACCGTTTGGAAGAAATTCTAACGGAAGGCAAATTGCAGGTGCGCAAGCGGCCTCTCAAGGACTCTTTGGTGTAGATGCGGACGAATTATCAATTCCTCAAGCCGCATTTATTGCTGGGCTCCCACAAAGCCCATTTGGTTACACACCTTTTACTGGCAGCGGTGATATAAAAGAGAATTTTGACGAAACTCATCCAGGCATCAATCGTATGAGAACAGTCTTGGATCGAATGCATCGTCATGGCTATATTTCTGAAGAAGAGTTTGAAGAAGCATTGGCTTATGATATTACAGAAAACTTAACCCCTAGTGTATCTGACAACTATGAAGAATACCCGCACATCACATATGAAGTATTGCGCCGAGCAAAACCGAAAGTTGCAGGTATGCTGATGGAACAAGACGAAATTGATGTTTCTGAAATTGAAGACGAAGAAGAGCGTCAATCTGTTATCAATGAATATGAAGAACGCGCGGAACGGAACATTCGCCGCGGTGGCTACCGCATCCATACGACAATTAATAAGGAAATTTATGATGCGCAGCAAAAAGTAGTGGAGGAATTTGATCAATTCTACTCTGATAAAAAAGAAAACGTTTATGATGAAGAACAGGATCAAGAAATTGAGGTTACTTATATTCAAGAAGCAGGCTCCGTATTGATTGACAATGAAAGCGGGAAAATCATTAGCTTTGTAGGTGGACGGGAATCAGAAAGCCACTACAATTTAGCAACGATGGCAAGACGTTCGACAGGGTCAACAATGAAGCCATTTACGTATGCTGCACTTTTTGAATCAGGAAATTTGCAACCCGGCTTTATCACACCAGACGTACCGTATGCAACACCAAATGAAAGTCATAATGTTATGAATTTCGACCGCGGATACCGTGGTTTAATGACCGTCAGAGATGCATTAAAGCTTTCTCGAAACGTTCCTGCCGTTCGAGAATACAACCTTGGATCTAATGAGGCAGTACAAGAGGCTTTAAGAAATAATAATCTTATTACACCTAATGAACCTGTCTATGAAATTACTCCGCTAGGTGTACACGATATTTCTTTGGAAGATAATACGAATGCCTTTGCGACATTTTCTCGTGATGGACAATATAAAGACTCCTATATGATTGAGCGCATTGAAATGCCAGATGGAGAAGTAATTTATGAACATGAATCAGAAGAAAGAGATGTTTACTCTCCACAAACAGCGTATTTAATGATCGACGTTATGCGTGATGTTTTAGGCTCCGGTACAGCTACAGCAGTGCCAGGAATGCTGAATTTCTCTACAGATTGGGCTGGTAAAACAGGAACAACTCAAGACACTCGTGATGCTTGGTTTGTAGCATCGAACCCAAACATATCGATGAGTACTTGGTTTGGGTATCGAAATAATGATGAACTTCCGACACATGAAGCTGGTCCAGGTTATTCGCGACGAGTACAAAACTTATGGGCAGAACTCGTGAATGCAGCTTATGAGATTGATCCGGATTTGATGGCACCGTCTAATCGATTTGAACAACCAAGTGGCATTGTCAGACAAGAAATTTGTGGAATTTCTGGACTTCTACCTTCTGACCTGTGTCGTGAAGCCGGCCTTGTGACGTCTGACTTGTTTAATGCTGATTACGTCCCTTCTGATCGTGACGATAGTCTTGAAAATGTTCGTTACGTGAAAGTCGGAAATAATAACTATAAAGCATTAGACTCTACTCCAGAAGAATTCACGAAAACGGGTGTCTCAGTCAAAGACGAATATTTTGACTTTGATGGTGATATTTCTGAGTACATTCCAGATAATTGGGACACGTTAGTTCCTGATGAAAGTGCTCCTGATAATGGACGCACACCAGACACATTAACAAGCGCATCAATATCTGGCGAAACGCTCACGTGGGAAGCACACCCTGATAATGATGTCATCGGTTACCGCATTTACCGTGCTTCATCACCTGATGGCGACTTTAGTCAGATAGATAGCGTAATATGGGACGGATCATTCTCCCAATCCGTATCATCTGGAGCATATGTTGTCACTGCTGTAGATGTCGCCGGTCGTGAATCATCACAAGGAGACCCTGTCATCTCCGGCTCTTTACCTGATGAAGATGAGAGTGAGGATGAAGACAACGACAATGGTTCTGATGAAAGCAGTGGCGGAAATGATAATGGAAATAATGACAGTGACGCCACCCGTGATGATGAGGATGACGAGACAGACGAAGGTAACAACGATGAGTCAGACTCAGATGACGGGAATGAAGATGACGACAATGATGACGATGAAGAAAATAACGATGATGAAGACGGTAACGGTGACGAAGATAATAATGATAATGATAATGATGAAGAGGACTAA
- a CDS encoding GNAT family N-acetyltransferase: MEHRKTFHSYELKDHDKNIIIEGPITKEALETCEMDEGLVAFRPSDKQKEALLKIIDLPESRIVVARENNKIVGYATFLYPDPLERWSEVKIDNLLELGAIEVSSQYRGYQLAKHILKISMMDNAMEDYIVITTEYYWHWDLRGTGLSIWKYRDVMEKVMNAGGLEWYATDDPEICSHPANCLMAKIGNRVGSDAIHEFNRIRFKHKYMF, from the coding sequence GTGGAGCACCGAAAAACGTTTCATTCCTACGAATTAAAAGACCATGATAAAAACATCATTATTGAAGGACCTATTACAAAAGAAGCATTGGAAACCTGCGAAATGGACGAAGGGTTAGTTGCATTCCGGCCTTCAGACAAACAAAAAGAAGCTTTACTTAAAATCATTGACCTCCCAGAAAGCAGAATTGTTGTAGCAAGAGAAAATAACAAAATTGTCGGCTACGCTACGTTCCTTTACCCGGACCCATTAGAACGGTGGTCAGAAGTAAAGATTGATAATTTACTTGAACTAGGAGCGATCGAAGTTTCATCACAATACCGAGGCTACCAGTTAGCCAAACACATCCTTAAAATTTCAATGATGGATAACGCTATGGAAGATTATATTGTGATTACGACCGAATACTACTGGCACTGGGATTTACGTGGTACAGGACTTTCCATCTGGAAATACCGGGATGTAATGGAAAAAGTGATGAATGCCGGAGGGTTGGAGTGGTATGCAACGGATGATCCTGAAATCTGTTCACACCCAGCCAACTGTTTGATGGCTAAAATAGGTAACCGTGTTGGATCTGATGCCATTCATGAGTTTAATCGTATACGATTTAAACATAAGTATATGTTTTGA
- a CDS encoding acetoin utilization AcuB family protein, with protein MMLEQIMQSNVIYGTASFTIADACSLMDNKRIRHLPIINESGAIEGILSDRDVRDASPSIFHTTEMSFLDQSVTTIMKTDVITSMPTDFVEDAATVMVEQNISCLPIERENRLVGIITETDLLKTLVRLTGADLPTSRLEVEVPNVSGMLSEVASLIKEVGVNVQSVLVYPSQNPVKKILVFRVQTMDTRRLVQSINEHDFTVLWPNFLSEPI; from the coding sequence ATGATGTTGGAACAAATCATGCAATCAAATGTAATCTATGGGACAGCTTCTTTTACTATTGCAGACGCATGTTCTCTTATGGATAACAAAAGAATACGACACTTGCCAATTATTAATGAAAGTGGTGCTATCGAGGGAATTCTTTCAGATCGGGATGTACGAGACGCCAGTCCGTCAATTTTTCACACTACAGAAATGTCCTTTTTAGACCAGTCTGTTACAACGATTATGAAAACAGATGTCATCACATCCATGCCTACCGATTTTGTAGAAGATGCTGCAACTGTGATGGTCGAACAAAATATCAGTTGCTTACCGATCGAAAGAGAAAATCGCCTCGTGGGGATTATTACTGAAACGGATTTATTGAAGACTCTTGTACGTTTAACAGGAGCAGATTTACCAACATCGAGGTTGGAAGTAGAAGTCCCTAATGTTTCCGGTATGCTTTCGGAAGTCGCAAGCTTAATTAAAGAGGTGGGTGTAAACGTTCAGAGTGTTCTCGTGTACCCAAGCCAAAATCCAGTAAAGAAAATTCTTGTTTTTCGAGTTCAAACAATGGATACTCGTCGCCTTGTTCAATCTATTAATGAACATGATTTTACGGTCCTATGGCCTAATTTTCTTTCGGAGCCGATATGA
- a CDS encoding acetoin utilization protein AcuC, which produces MMKDAVFIYSPEQLSYRFNEGHPFNQKRLEVTNDLLHKIGALDKEDIRIPRMAKIEELLLIHDNEYVEAVKQASIGKSQPSFTSTYGIGSDDTPSFTGMHEAASWLVGGTLTAVDCIFEEGYQHALNLGGGLHHGFRGKASGFCIYNDSSIAIEYIRKKYDAKVLYIDTDAHHGDGVQWAFYDDPNVCTLSLHETGRYLFPGTGNVNERGHGKGLGYSFNVPLEAFTEDDSWLNAYETALTEVAGYFQPDIIVTQNGADAHHYDPLTHLCSTMRTFHEIPKLAHKVAHQYCNGRWLAVGGGGYDIWRVVPRAWALIWLVMSDRATSDIISNRLPKSWIDHWQDESPVTLPTQWYDKQEIYPTIPRKQEIVEKNIRTVQKALEPIRKQYKHVQT; this is translated from the coding sequence ATGATGAAGGATGCTGTATTCATTTACTCGCCTGAACAACTTTCCTATCGTTTTAATGAAGGCCACCCTTTTAATCAGAAAAGGTTGGAAGTAACTAACGATCTGCTGCATAAAATTGGCGCATTAGACAAAGAAGATATACGGATACCAAGAATGGCGAAAATTGAAGAACTCCTTCTTATACACGATAACGAATATGTTGAAGCCGTCAAACAGGCGAGCATCGGTAAGTCTCAGCCCTCTTTTACTTCTACTTATGGCATCGGATCAGACGATACCCCTTCCTTCACAGGCATGCATGAAGCCGCTTCGTGGTTGGTAGGCGGTACCCTCACTGCTGTAGATTGTATTTTTGAGGAAGGCTATCAACATGCCCTTAACCTAGGAGGCGGTTTGCATCATGGCTTCCGTGGTAAAGCCTCTGGATTTTGCATCTATAACGATAGTTCCATTGCCATTGAATATATAAGAAAAAAATACGATGCCAAAGTTTTATATATTGACACGGATGCTCATCATGGTGATGGTGTCCAATGGGCCTTTTATGATGATCCTAACGTATGTACATTATCTCTTCATGAAACGGGACGATACCTATTCCCAGGGACTGGAAATGTTAATGAACGTGGCCATGGAAAGGGACTTGGCTATTCATTTAACGTGCCACTTGAGGCTTTCACTGAAGACGATTCATGGCTAAATGCGTATGAAACGGCACTTACCGAGGTTGCTGGTTACTTCCAGCCAGATATCATAGTTACCCAAAACGGTGCAGATGCTCATCATTACGACCCTTTAACTCATCTGTGCTCAACGATGCGAACTTTTCATGAAATCCCTAAACTCGCTCACAAGGTTGCTCATCAATACTGTAATGGACGCTGGCTGGCTGTTGGCGGAGGTGGATACGATATTTGGCGTGTTGTCCCACGTGCGTGGGCACTCATATGGTTAGTAATGAGTGATCGAGCTACTTCTGATATTATTTCTAATCGTTTGCCTAAGTCGTGGATAGATCATTGGCAAGACGAATCACCCGTTACGTTGCCAACACAATGGTACGATAAACAAGAAATTTACCCGACGATCCCTCGCAAACAAGAGATTGTCGAAAAGAATATACGGACCGTACAAAAAGCGCTCGAACCTATACGCAAACAATATAAACATGTACAAACCTAA
- a CDS encoding 5'-methylthioadenosine/adenosylhomocysteine nucleosidase, with protein sequence MKIGIIGAMKEEIDYFLRQGTSFEKSQKAHLTIYEGKWHGHHVVMTQCGVGKVNGAVTTQILIDHYSIEAALFTGVAGALDPELEIGDLVISEDCIQHDLDGSPLGFKRGEVPMFSGRSQFKADELLVNIAFEEAVSLKDGNVKKGRVLSGDQFIADSESVDELYTTFNGHCVEMEGAAVAYTAMVNEVPFVIIRSISDKANGEAADSFTIFVEKTAVRSATLVEKMLQRIS encoded by the coding sequence ATGAAAATAGGAATTATTGGTGCAATGAAAGAAGAAATTGACTATTTTCTTCGTCAAGGAACATCTTTTGAAAAAAGTCAAAAAGCCCATTTAACAATTTACGAAGGAAAATGGCACGGACATCACGTTGTTATGACTCAATGTGGCGTCGGCAAAGTTAATGGCGCCGTCACGACGCAAATCCTTATTGATCATTACAGTATAGAAGCCGCTTTATTTACTGGAGTGGCTGGAGCGTTAGATCCTGAGTTAGAAATTGGAGACCTCGTCATTTCGGAAGACTGTATTCAACACGATCTAGATGGGAGTCCATTGGGCTTTAAAAGAGGAGAAGTTCCCATGTTCTCAGGTCGATCACAGTTTAAAGCGGATGAGCTTCTCGTAAACATTGCTTTTGAAGAGGCCGTATCGTTAAAGGATGGAAATGTAAAAAAAGGCAGGGTTTTAAGCGGAGATCAGTTCATCGCTGACAGTGAGAGTGTTGATGAACTATACACTACATTTAATGGCCACTGTGTCGAAATGGAAGGTGCTGCAGTTGCTTATACTGCAATGGTAAATGAAGTTCCCTTTGTTATTATTCGCTCTATTTCTGATAAGGCGAATGGAGAAGCAGCAGATAGCTTTACGATCTTCGTTGAGAAGACAGCGGTTCGATCAGCTACTTTAGTGGAAAAAATGTTACAAAGGATTTCATAG
- the motS gene encoding flagellar motor protein MotS, which produces MIRRRKQTSDKGAPKWMVTFSDLMTLILVFFVLLFSMSVVDSEKFRAIAESFQDRAVFDNFPSIIPAEHPAEDRDVKDDPFEEEVDPFEDYLEMHEQSEENLDQLLEEVNEYLEKHELQEEIAASRDDRGVVLVLQEQMLFETGQAELLEGAEPFLDRVATLLEAIPNIVKVEGHTDSRPINTREFPSNWELSGARASSVIRYLIDEKQLTSQRFMSVGYGDTRPVAANTTEENLKQNRRVVIVISDPSYESGDAY; this is translated from the coding sequence ATGATCAGGCGTAGGAAGCAGACCTCTGACAAGGGGGCGCCTAAATGGATGGTAACCTTCTCAGACCTTATGACATTAATCCTTGTTTTTTTCGTTTTACTATTTTCCATGAGTGTTGTAGATTCGGAAAAATTCAGAGCGATCGCAGAATCATTTCAGGACCGGGCAGTTTTTGATAATTTTCCATCCATCATTCCCGCTGAACACCCAGCGGAAGATCGCGATGTAAAAGACGACCCGTTTGAGGAGGAAGTTGATCCATTTGAAGATTACTTGGAAATGCATGAGCAAAGTGAAGAGAACTTGGACCAGCTTTTAGAAGAAGTGAATGAATACTTAGAGAAACATGAGCTCCAAGAAGAAATTGCAGCATCACGTGATGACCGTGGTGTCGTTCTCGTTCTTCAAGAACAAATGCTGTTTGAGACAGGACAAGCAGAATTGCTTGAAGGTGCTGAACCCTTTTTAGATAGGGTAGCAACCCTTTTAGAAGCGATTCCAAATATAGTTAAAGTAGAAGGTCATACTGATAGTCGTCCGATTAATACGAGAGAATTTCCGTCAAACTGGGAGTTGTCTGGTGCTAGAGCATCGAGTGTGATTCGTTATTTAATTGATGAAAAGCAATTGACCTCACAGCGATTCATGTCAGTGGGGTACGGAGATACGCGACCTGTTGCAGCCAATACAACAGAAGAGAACCTTAAGCAAAATCGACGTGTTGTCATCGTCATTTCAGACCCATCCTACGAGTCTGGCGATGCGTACTAA
- the motP gene encoding flagellar motor protein MotP: MKKLDFLTPIGLFVGLTMILFAVLSNAGPGNMHYFLQWTSIVIVLGGLAAAILINFSLNDLKLLPKVFKETFQSQNHDLKQLISTFVDLSTKARREGLLALEMGMDEVKDPFIEKGVLLAVDGIEQDTIKDIMMAEVVAMEERHRKGRLIIEKAGEYAPAWGMIGTLVGLVLMLQNLNDPTSLGPNMAIALLTTLYGTLLANLVFTPMANKLALKTEDEVFIKQIVIEGVIGVQSGQNPKVLEEKLSAFIPNHIKGKEEEVEEGEAIYDQA; encoded by the coding sequence ATGAAAAAACTCGATTTTTTAACACCGATTGGTTTATTTGTAGGTCTAACAATGATTTTGTTCGCTGTATTGTCTAATGCGGGACCCGGAAATATGCATTACTTTCTTCAATGGACATCGATCGTCATTGTTTTAGGCGGATTGGCTGCTGCGATCTTGATTAACTTTTCATTAAATGATTTAAAGTTATTGCCGAAAGTCTTTAAAGAGACCTTCCAATCGCAAAATCATGATCTTAAACAGCTAATATCTACTTTTGTTGACTTATCTACAAAAGCACGAAGAGAAGGATTACTTGCTTTGGAAATGGGAATGGATGAAGTGAAAGATCCATTTATTGAGAAGGGAGTACTTCTTGCCGTTGATGGCATTGAACAAGATACTATTAAAGATATCATGATGGCAGAAGTCGTTGCTATGGAGGAACGACATCGTAAAGGGCGACTTATCATTGAAAAAGCGGGAGAGTATGCACCTGCTTGGGGAATGATTGGAACTCTTGTCGGTCTCGTTTTAATGCTGCAAAACTTAAATGATCCTACCAGCTTGGGGCCTAATATGGCAATTGCCCTCCTGACGACACTGTACGGAACCCTGTTAGCCAACCTTGTATTTACACCAATGGCTAACAAATTGGCTTTAAAAACTGAAGATGAAGTGTTTATCAAACAAATTGTTATTGAAGGGGTCATTGGTGTTCAATCAGGCCAAAATCCGAAAGTACTGGAAGAGAAATTAAGTGCTTTCATCCCTAACCATATTAAGGGTAAAGAAGAGGAAGTCGAAGAAGGGGAAGCTATCTATGATCAGGCGTAG